From a region of the Spelaeicoccus albus genome:
- a CDS encoding DedA family protein: MISGHLAYLGALPDWAPHWLGFLSADTLLGWFPPEILVLVICIVIFIETGLLFPFLPGDSLLFVGGLLVATGQIHEPLWLLCLTVSACAFAGDQLAFFIGSKAGRRLFNNPDARILKPKYLEKTDDFFAKYGGRTIVIARFVPIIRTFAAVVAGTSALRYRVFVGFDVIGAISWGSGVTVIGFFLGQIPFVHNNIELILVAMVFVSVIPIIIEYVRHRGKNSPETASSNSPGTAAPDVPEDS, encoded by the coding sequence ATGATCTCCGGCCATTTGGCATACTTGGGCGCCCTTCCCGACTGGGCTCCGCACTGGCTGGGCTTCCTCAGCGCCGATACCTTGCTGGGCTGGTTCCCGCCCGAAATCCTGGTGCTGGTCATCTGCATTGTCATCTTCATCGAAACCGGCCTGCTGTTCCCGTTCCTGCCGGGTGATTCGCTGCTGTTCGTCGGCGGCCTGCTGGTGGCGACCGGCCAGATCCACGAACCGCTCTGGCTGCTTTGCCTGACCGTCTCGGCCTGCGCATTCGCCGGAGATCAGCTCGCGTTCTTCATCGGATCCAAGGCCGGACGACGTCTGTTCAATAATCCGGACGCGCGCATCTTGAAGCCGAAATATCTGGAAAAGACCGACGATTTCTTCGCCAAGTACGGCGGGCGCACCATTGTGATCGCCCGGTTCGTACCGATCATCCGCACGTTCGCCGCGGTCGTGGCCGGCACCTCGGCCCTGCGCTACCGGGTCTTCGTGGGCTTTGACGTGATCGGCGCCATCAGCTGGGGATCCGGCGTGACGGTGATCGGGTTCTTCTTGGGGCAGATCCCGTTCGTGCACAACAACATCGAGCTCATCCTCGTCGCCATGGTGTTCGTGTCGGTGATCCCCATCATCATCGAGTACGTGCGACACCGCGGCAAGAACTCACCCGAGACCGCCTCGTCGAACTCGCCCGGGACCGCCGCACCGGACGTTCCCGAGGACTCCTAG
- the pyrE gene encoding orotate phosphoribosyltransferase, with amino-acid sequence MPDIATPADARAALIRQITDKALIREHLTLSSGLEVDYYLDLRRIALSAAGAPLVGAVMLDLLDDAGLGDVDAVGGLTMGADPVGTAVLHQSAARGRGIDSFVVRKQAKAHGLSRRVEGPDVAGRRVVAVEDTSTTGGSVLTAVEALREAGADVAAVAVVVDRDTGAKEKVEAAGLRYLAALSLADLGLA; translated from the coding sequence ATGCCTGATATCGCCACGCCCGCAGACGCCCGCGCCGCACTCATCCGACAGATCACCGATAAGGCCCTCATCCGCGAGCATTTGACGCTCAGCTCGGGGCTCGAGGTTGATTATTACCTCGATCTGCGCCGTATCGCACTGTCCGCCGCGGGCGCCCCGCTGGTCGGTGCCGTCATGCTGGACCTGCTCGACGATGCCGGCCTCGGCGACGTGGACGCCGTCGGCGGACTCACAATGGGTGCCGATCCGGTCGGGACGGCAGTCTTGCACCAGTCGGCTGCCCGCGGCCGAGGCATCGACTCGTTCGTGGTGCGCAAACAAGCAAAGGCGCACGGGCTGTCCCGCCGCGTGGAGGGCCCGGACGTCGCAGGACGCCGAGTAGTCGCCGTCGAAGACACGTCGACGACCGGAGGATCGGTGCTGACCGCCGTCGAAGCACTTCGCGAAGCCGGCGCCGACGTAGCGGCTGTCGCGGTGGTCGTCGACAGGGATACCGGCGCCAAGGAGAAGGTCGAAGCTGCGGGACTGCGCTATTTGGCGGCGTTGTCGTTGGCCGACCTCGGCTTGGCCTGA
- a CDS encoding flavin reductase family protein has translation MTTLTGPIGLAGPLGAETASPPEPGAVRRLTCTGIEQVARAVKTFRFAPCDGYDFDYEAGQYVTVLARIDGRDIGRCFTLSSTPSRPGLALTVKRKPAGAVSTWLHDRMRVGDEIDVVGPVGYFTLASDSAASYAFIAAGSGITPVMSMARRLIDAGKGADIAFVYSAATPDDVIFDAELDAMAASGAHVRTILTRRAAPGGPAPARLNAGRLLALVPDLAVREIFVCGPEGFRSMAVDAASAAGADSGRVHTESFVIGGDADAAPGGISDPGGVSAASSATATFTVTFQRRGRVIDCPADSTVLEAAGKAGLSLPSSCTEGICGTCKSTLTGGAVDMHHQGGITPAEIDAGRFLPCCSKPTDDLVVDA, from the coding sequence ATGACCACGCTGACCGGCCCCATCGGCCTGGCCGGCCCGCTTGGTGCCGAAACGGCGAGCCCGCCGGAGCCGGGCGCCGTCCGGCGGCTGACGTGCACCGGCATCGAGCAGGTCGCCCGGGCGGTGAAGACCTTCCGCTTCGCGCCGTGCGACGGATATGACTTCGACTACGAGGCCGGCCAATACGTTACGGTGCTGGCCCGCATCGACGGCCGCGATATCGGCAGGTGCTTCACGCTCAGTTCGACTCCGAGCCGGCCCGGTCTCGCGCTGACCGTGAAACGCAAGCCGGCCGGCGCGGTCTCGACGTGGCTGCACGACCGGATGCGCGTTGGCGACGAGATCGACGTGGTCGGCCCGGTCGGGTATTTCACTCTCGCATCGGACTCCGCGGCTTCCTACGCGTTCATTGCGGCAGGCAGCGGCATTACGCCGGTCATGTCCATGGCACGCCGGCTGATCGATGCCGGCAAGGGAGCGGACATCGCCTTCGTCTACAGCGCTGCGACTCCGGATGACGTCATCTTCGACGCCGAGCTCGATGCCATGGCGGCCTCCGGCGCGCACGTGCGCACCATCCTCACGCGCCGCGCCGCACCCGGCGGGCCGGCTCCGGCGCGGTTGAACGCCGGGCGGCTTTTGGCGCTGGTACCCGATCTTGCCGTGCGTGAGATCTTCGTGTGCGGGCCGGAGGGATTTCGAAGCATGGCAGTCGACGCGGCGTCCGCCGCCGGCGCCGACTCCGGCCGGGTGCACACGGAGAGTTTCGTGATCGGCGGCGACGCGGACGCGGCGCCGGGCGGAATCAGCGACCCGGGCGGCGTGTCGGCGGCCTCGTCGGCAACCGCGACTTTCACAGTGACCTTCCAGCGCCGCGGGCGGGTGATCGACTGCCCCGCGGACTCGACGGTGCTGGAAGCAGCCGGAAAAGCCGGGCTCTCGCTGCCGTCGTCCTGCACGGAGGGGATCTGCGGCACGTGCAAGTCCACGTTGACCGGCGGCGCCGTCGACATGCACCACCAGGGCGGTATCACGCCGGCGGAGATCGATGCCGGACGGTTCCTGCCGTGCTGCTCGAAGCCGACCGACGATCTGGTGGTCGACGCCTGA
- a CDS encoding aromatic ring-hydroxylating oxygenase subunit alpha translates to MTTFAPPAGPVTGALPLPVRRRPGFSLEGPFYTSAEIFAEDIDRVFSSQWIFAGTEAEIPRTGDYLTVTFGHQSVIVIRDGDDVRAMHNVCRHRGTRLLDETCGTVGNIVCGYHKWTYRTNGELMFAPAQPPNFDKTCFALRSVHVRSLDGLIFICLAADPPADIDTVAGLVSPYLAPHGLKNAKVAARSEIVEHGNWKLVMENNRECYHCDNHPELICTFFPTYGYEPDEIPPNLLPAYDRFLAAENDLHAKCDAAGLPYEAIEELDGRDVGFRIQRESLDGAGESFSADGSAVCRRSLGGFTDKRLGRLSMHVQPNFWSHVLSDHAVVFSVLPLTVSTTVVRTTWLVDAEAEEGIDYDLDELTTVWNHTNEQDGEIVARAQLGVSSPAYEPGPYAPSEYQVEKFCSWYIDAMNAGEPRPEPAGRSTGESG, encoded by the coding sequence ATGACCACGTTCGCGCCGCCGGCAGGGCCGGTCACCGGCGCCCTGCCCTTGCCGGTCCGCCGACGGCCCGGGTTCAGCTTGGAGGGCCCGTTTTACACAAGCGCGGAGATCTTTGCCGAAGACATCGACCGGGTCTTCTCCTCGCAGTGGATCTTCGCCGGCACCGAGGCCGAAATACCGAGGACCGGCGACTACCTGACAGTGACCTTCGGCCATCAATCCGTGATAGTCATCCGCGACGGGGACGACGTTCGCGCCATGCACAACGTCTGCCGGCACCGCGGTACCCGGCTGCTCGACGAGACATGCGGAACCGTCGGCAATATTGTGTGCGGATATCACAAGTGGACGTATCGCACCAACGGGGAACTGATGTTCGCGCCGGCCCAGCCGCCGAACTTCGACAAGACGTGTTTCGCCCTGCGGTCCGTACACGTGCGCTCCCTCGATGGGCTGATCTTCATCTGCCTGGCTGCCGATCCGCCTGCCGATATCGACACCGTCGCCGGACTTGTCAGCCCGTATCTGGCACCGCACGGGCTGAAGAACGCCAAGGTCGCGGCCCGGTCCGAGATCGTCGAACACGGCAACTGGAAACTCGTGATGGAGAACAACCGGGAGTGCTATCACTGCGATAACCACCCGGAACTGATCTGCACGTTCTTTCCGACCTACGGGTACGAGCCCGACGAGATCCCGCCGAACCTGCTCCCGGCCTACGACAGATTTCTGGCGGCCGAGAACGATCTGCACGCCAAGTGCGATGCGGCAGGCCTGCCGTACGAAGCAATTGAAGAGCTCGACGGGCGCGACGTCGGATTCCGAATACAGCGTGAATCGTTGGACGGCGCCGGCGAATCGTTCAGCGCCGACGGGTCGGCAGTGTGCCGGCGGTCGCTGGGCGGCTTCACCGATAAAAGGCTGGGCCGGCTGTCGATGCACGTGCAGCCGAATTTCTGGTCGCACGTGCTCAGTGATCACGCGGTCGTCTTCAGCGTGCTGCCGCTGACCGTGTCCACGACCGTGGTCCGCACCACCTGGCTCGTCGACGCAGAGGCCGAAGAAGGCATCGATTACGACCTCGACGAACTCACCACCGTATGGAACCACACCAATGAGCAGGACGGCGAGATAGTCGCCAGGGCACAGCTGGGGGTCTCCAGCCCGGCCTATGAACCCGGGCCGTACGCGCCCAGCGAATACCAGGTCGAGAAGTTCTGTAGCTGGTACATCGATGCCATGAATGCGGGCGAGCCCCGGCCGGAGCCCGCCGGGCGATCGACGGGAGAGTCCGGATGA